The Acinetobacter calcoaceticus sequence TTGGTAAGGGTGATCGTGTTGTGCTCTATATGCCAATGGTCACTGAAGCTGCAATTGCCATGTTAGCCTGTGCCCGTATTGGCGCAGTTCACTGTGTGGTATTTGGTGGTTTCTCACCAGACTCTTTAGCAAGTCGTATTGAAGACAGCCAAGCTAAACTTGTGATTACAGCAGACTCGAGCCTACGTGCGGGTAAGTTGTTACCACTCAAAGAAAATGTTGATTTGGCTTTAGCGTTACCCGGCACTGAATGCGTTGAAAATGTGATTGTGGTTTACCGTAATGCGAACCCAATTGAAATGAAACCGGGCCGTGATTTGTGGTATCACCTCGTTATCATGGAAGTTGATGCGAACTGTCCGCCAGAGCCTATGAAGGCAGAAGATCCTTTATTTATTCTCTATACTTCTGGTTCAACAGGTAAACCAAAAGGGGTCTTGCATACCACTGGTGGTTATCTGGTTTATGTGACAAGTACATTTAAAGAAGTTTTTGATTTAAAACAAGATGATGTGTATTGGTGTACAGCCGATGTAGGCTGGATTACAGGACATAGTTATCTCCTCTATGGACCGCTGGCAAATGGCACCACGACTTTAATGTTTGAGGGGGTGCCTCAATACCCAACATGGGCACGTCTTGGTCATGTGGTCGACAAGCACAAAGTCTCTATTTTATATACGGCTCCAACCGCGATTCGCGCCATGATGCGAGAAGGTGATTCATTTGTGCGTGAAAGTAACCGCAGCAGCTTGCGTTTACTCGGTTCGGTCGGTGAGCCTATTAACCCTGAAGCTTGGAACTGGTACTACAACGTGGTCGGTGAAGGCCGCTGTCCAATTGTTGATACATGGTGGCAAACTGAGACAGGTGGTATTTTAATTGCACCGTTACCAGGTGCAACCGCGCTAAAACCCGGTTCGGCAACACGTCCGTTATTTGGTATTCAGCCAGCAATTGTAGATGGTGAAGGCAATGAGCTAGAAGGTGCCGTAGAAGGTAATTTAGTTATTAAAGATTCATGGCCCGGCCAGATGCGTACCATTTGGGGTGACCCAGATCGCTTTATTGAAGCTTACTTCTCGACCTTTAAAAATACTTATTTTACAGGTGATGGTGCTCGCCGTGATGAAGATGGCTATTACTGGATTACGGGCCGCGTAGATGATGTTTTAAACGTTTCAGGTCACCGTCTGGGTACGGCTGAAATTGAAAGTGCTTTGGTGTCGCATGAATCAGTAGCAGAAGCTGCGGTGGTGGGGATGCCACACGAGATTAAAGGACAGGGTATTTGTACTTTCGTGACTTTGCAGGCTGGTGTACCTGAGTCAGAAGAGTTGCGTAAAGAGTTAATTAACTGGGTACGTAAAGTGCTTGGACCAGTGGCTTCGCCAGATGCACTACACTGGGCACCAGCATTACCTAAAACGCGTTCTGGAAAAATCATGCGCCGTATTTTAAGAAAAATCGCGGCAAATGAGTTAGATAGTTTGGGAGATACTTCAACCTTGGCTGAGCCAGCTGTGGTAGATCAGTTAATTGCAACGGTCTATC is a genomic window containing:
- the acs gene encoding acetate--CoA ligase, coding for MNEIYPVPEEFKKTARTVEADYFKRYQHSIESPDEFWAEQAKIVDWIKPFTQVKNTSFDKDNFKIEWFADGELNVSANCLDRHLKEHPHKPAIIWEGDHPSRHKIVSYKELHDEVCRFANVLKKYGIGKGDRVVLYMPMVTEAAIAMLACARIGAVHCVVFGGFSPDSLASRIEDSQAKLVITADSSLRAGKLLPLKENVDLALALPGTECVENVIVVYRNANPIEMKPGRDLWYHLVIMEVDANCPPEPMKAEDPLFILYTSGSTGKPKGVLHTTGGYLVYVTSTFKEVFDLKQDDVYWCTADVGWITGHSYLLYGPLANGTTTLMFEGVPQYPTWARLGHVVDKHKVSILYTAPTAIRAMMREGDSFVRESNRSSLRLLGSVGEPINPEAWNWYYNVVGEGRCPIVDTWWQTETGGILIAPLPGATALKPGSATRPLFGIQPAIVDGEGNELEGAVEGNLVIKDSWPGQMRTIWGDPDRFIEAYFSTFKNTYFTGDGARRDEDGYYWITGRVDDVLNVSGHRLGTAEIESALVSHESVAEAAVVGMPHEIKGQGICTFVTLQAGVPESEELRKELINWVRKVLGPVASPDALHWAPALPKTRSGKIMRRILRKIAANELDSLGDTSTLAEPAVVDQLIATVYPDKQK